A window from Theobroma cacao cultivar B97-61/B2 chromosome 3, Criollo_cocoa_genome_V2, whole genome shotgun sequence encodes these proteins:
- the LOC18606395 gene encoding guard cell S-type anion channel SLAC1, which yields MDKGATSSKSFQTHFVDIHEVLPEEEEEDEGVSKMEDRVVKKGLHKPVKLRELKRPQRSFSRQVSLETGFSVLDREAKAKDERKVLQRSGRSFGGFDSATRVGGEARKGDFDIFRTKSTLSKQNSLLPARKERETESQRTEGANGLDESVNNSVPAGRYFAALRGPELDQVKDYEDILLPKDEIWPFLLRFPIGCFGICLGLSSQAVLWRALSTSPATKFLHVTPFINLFLWILALAVLVSVSITYLLKCIYYFEAVKREYFHPVRVNFFFAPWVVCMFLAIGVPPMLAPAKLHPAIWCAFMGPYFFLELKIYGQWLSGGKRRLCKVANPSSHLSVVGNFVGAILASKVGWTEAAKFLWSVGFAHYLVLFVTLYQRLPTSEALPKELHPVYSMFIAAPSAASIAWGSIYGEFDGCSRTCFFIALFLYVSLVVRINFFTGFRFSVAWWSYTFPMTTASVATIKYAEQVPSFLSKGLALSLSFMSSAMVSVLLVSTLLHAFVWQTLFPNDLAIAITKIRHVKEKKPFKKAYDIKRWTKQALTKNNSVDKEYNGENERAYELQSGHMQRVDAIWTHAESRS from the exons ATGGACAAGGGAGCAACTTCTAGTAAATcctttcaaactcattttgttGATATCCATGAAGTTTTAccagaggaagaagaagaagacgaaGGAGTGAGCAAAATGGAAGATAGAGTGGTGAAAAAGGGTTTGCACAAGCCTGTTAAACTTCGAGAATTGAAGAGGCCACAAAGGAGTTTTAGTAGGCAAGTGTCATTAGAGACAGGGTTTTCCGTGTTGGATAGGGAGGCTAAGGCCAAAGACGAGAGAAAGGTTCTCCAGAGAAGTGGTCGTAGTTTCGGAGGTTTTGATTCCGCTACTAGGGTTGGTGGAGAAGCAAGGAAAGGAGACTTTGACATCTTCAGGACCAAGTCGACTCTCAGTAAGCAGAATTCTCTGTTGCCTgcaagaaaagagagagagacagagtcCCAAAGAACTGAAGGTGCTAATGGTCTTGATGAGTCTGTTAACAATAGTGTTCCAGCTGGAAGATACTTCGCTGCTCTCAGAGGACCTGAATTAGATCAAGTGAAG GACTACGAGGACATTCTCCTCCCAAAAGATGAGATATGGCCCTTTCTCCTTCGTTTCCCAATTGGTTGCTTTGGTATTTGTCTTGGACTTAGCAGCCAAGCTGTTCTATGGCGTGCCCTGTCAACTAGCCCAGCTACCAAGTTTCTCCACGTTACACCATTCATCAACCTTTTCCTTTGGATATTAGCCCTGGCGGTGCTAGTCTCAGTTTCCATCACCTACTTGCTCAAATGTATTTACTACTTTGAAGCTGTCAAAAGAGAATACTTCCATCCTGTCAGagtcaatttcttttttgccCCCTGGGTTGTGTGCATGTTCCTTGCCATTGGTGTACCGCCGATGCTAGCACCTGCAAAACTGCACCCTGCCATTTGGTGTGCTTTCATGGGACCTTATTTCTTTCTCGAGCTCAAAATTTATGGTCAATGGCTTTCAGGGGGTAAGAGGCGTCTTTGCAAGGTAGCAAATCCATCTTCCCATCTTTCTGTAGTCGGAAATTTTGTTGGGGCAATCTTAGCATCAAAGGTGGGATGGACGGAAGCTGCAAAGTTTTTGTGGTCTGTTGGCTTTGCACATTATCTTGTGCTGTTTGTAACACTGTATCAGAGATTGCCAACAAGTGAAGCATTGCCTAAAGAGCTTCACCCCGTCTACTCCATGTTTATTGCAGCTCCATCTGCTGCAAGTATTGCTTGGGGAAGTATTTATGGTGAGTTTGATGGTTGCTCAAGGACATGCTTTTTCATTGCATTGTTCCTCTATGTTTCACTAGTCGTGCGGATCAACTTCTTTACAGGATTCAG GTTCTCTGTGGCATGGTGGTCGTACACCTTCCCAATGACAACCGCATCAGTGGCGACAATCAAGTATGCGGAACAGGTTCCTTCTTTTTTAAGCAAGGGGCttgctctctctctttctttcatgTCATCGGCCATGGTGTCTGTATTATTGGTGTCCACCCTTCTTCACGCCTTTGTTTGGCAGACATTGTTTCCAAATGATCTCGCCATAGCAATAACAAAGATAAGACATGTAAAGGAGAAGAAGCCCTTCAAGAAGGCTTATGATATAAAGCGCTGGACAAAACAGGCTTTAACAAAGAACAACTCTGTGGACAAAGAATACAATGGGGAGAATGAAAGAGCATACGAGCTGCAATCTGGACACATGCAGAGAGTAGATGCAATCTGGACACATGCAGAAAGTAGAAGCTGA
- the LOC18606396 gene encoding chemocyanin has protein sequence MAFSKIFFIIAVVAFSVIHSSLATEFLVGDESGWTLDFDYQGWAAGKEFRVGDKLVFKYASGVHNVLRVNGTEFQQCDAAGNTVPLTTGNDVITLATPGRKWYICGVARHCAARNMKLNITVLAQGDSPASAPTPSSPTSAARGNAASSFYGGIVVMVGFVGMPILKVKVKPRSMEHAFDNELSPIYEDTKHGKGVAIANSTD, from the exons ATGGCCTTTTCCAAGATCTTCTTCATCATTGCTGTTGTTGCTTTCTCTGTAATTCATTCAAGTTTGGCCACTGAGTTTTTGGTTGGTGATGAGAGTGGATGGACCCTTGACTTTGATTACCAAGGTTGGGCAGCAGGAAAGGAATTTCGAGTTGGAGATAAACTTG TTTTCAAGTATGCTTCGGGAGTTCACAATGTGCTTAGAGTTAATGGAACTGAATTCCAACAATGTGACGCAGCAGGCAATACTGTTCCCCTTACAACTGGAAATGATGTGATTACACTTGCCACCCCAGGAAGAAAATGGTACATTTGCGGTGTAGCCAGGCACTGCGCAGCCAGAAACATGAAGCTTAACATAACTGTGCTTGCTCAAGGAGACTCTCCTGCTTCTGCTCCCACTCCCAGTTCACCAACATCTGCTGCGAGAGGAAATGCTGCATCTAGCTTTTATGGAGGGATCGTGGTCATGGTTGGCTTTGTTGGGATG CCCATTTTGAAGGTTAAGGTCAAGCCGAGATCAATGGAACATGCCTTTGACAATGAATTATCACCAATTTATGAGGACACCAAACATGGAAAGGGAGTCGCCATCGCCAATTCTACTGACTGA
- the LOC18606398 gene encoding probable sugar phosphate/phosphate translocator At1g12500 produces MVEAQTWTTRRMSNPRLDSTATADHQVLDIPATPTGDDRNSFYSVGSHLSPNLLTALIIASWFMSNIGVLLLNKYLLSFYGYRYPIFLTMLHMISCACYSYVAINFLEIVPRQHILSRKQFFKIFALSCIFCFSVVCGNTSLRYIPVSFNQAIGATTPFFTAIFAFLITCKKESAEVYFALLPVVFGIVLASNSEPLFNLFGFLVCIGSTAGRALKSVVQGILLTSEAEKLHSMNLLLYMAPMAAMILLPFTLYIEGNVARVTLEKARSDSFIIFLLLGNATVAYLVNLTNFLVTKHTSALTLQVLGNAKAAVAAFVSVMIFRNPVTVMGMTGFAVTVMGVVLYSEAKKRSKVTTH; encoded by the coding sequence ATGGTGGAAGCGCAAACATGGACGACAAGGAGGATGAGCAACCCAAGATTGGACTCAACCGCCACTGCCGACCACCAGGTGTTGGACATTCCGGCAACCCCAACTGGTGATGATAGAAATAGCTTTTACAGCGTTGGATCTCATCTCTCTCCTAACCTTTTAACTGCCCTGATCATTGCTTCATGGTTCATGTCCAACATTGGGGTCCTTTTACTTAACAAGTATCTCCTCAGCTTTTATGGCTACCGTTATCCAATCTTTCTCACTATGCTTCACATGATCTCATGCGCTTGTTACAGTTACGTAGCCATTAACTTCCTTGAAATAGTTCCAAGGCAACACATTTTGTCAAGAAAGCAGTTTTTCAAGATCTTTGCTTTGAGttgtattttttgtttctctgtGGTGTGTGGGAACACTTCGTTAAGGTACATTCCGGTGTCGTTTAACCAAGCTATTGGTGCGACGACCCCTTTTTTCACTGCCATTTTCGCTTTCTTAATCACTTGCAAGAAGGAATCTGCTGAGGTTTATTTTGCGCTTTTGCCTGTGGTTTTTGGGATTGTTTTGGCTAGCAATAGTGAGCCTTTGTTTAACCTGTTTGGCTTCTTGGTTTGCATTGGTTCTACTGCTGGTCGTGCTTTGAAATCTGTGGTTCAAGGGATCTTGTTGACTAGTGAAGCTGAGAAGCTACATTCCATGAACTTGTTGTTGTATATGGCGCCTATGGCAGCAATGATTTTGTTACCATTTACCCTATATATTGAAGGGAATGTTGCAAGAGTCACACTCGAGAAAGCTAGGAGtgattcttttattattttcttgttgctaGGGAATGCTACGGTGGCTTATTTGGtgaatttgacaaattttttgGTTACCAAGCATACAAGTGCCCTTACTTTGCAGGTTTTGGGCAATGCCAAAGCTGCAGTGGCAGCGTTTGTGTCGGTTATGATCTTCAGGAATCCGGTGACCGTGATGGGGATGACTGGATTCGCTGTTACAGTTATGGGAGTTGTGCTTTACAGTGAGGCAAAGAAGAGATCTAAAGTCACAACACACTGA
- the LOC18606399 gene encoding growth-regulating factor 10 produces the protein MEPQDSPLKIARFADFGIGLTNLGDSWNMESNRLSGGEGSPPIGLGLELGCGSVHRPTGFTKSCGFTVFQLQELQLQSLIYKYMEAGLPVPHHLLLPIWKSFAGSVGGLHGNPYQLYSGFLGCGPLHLEYKNGLDPEPGRCRRTDGKKWRCSKEAVPDHKYCERHMHRGRQRSRKLVEASQATTSSTGISRTNADTNLSISLQVDSSSSSGSHLSSSFIGFSPKSVLRGGN, from the exons ATGGAGCCCCAAGACTCACCCCTCAAGATTGCCCGTTTTGCAGACTTTG gGATTGGGCTTACAAATTTGGGTGATTCTTGGAACATGGAGAGTAATAGGTTGAGTGGAGGAGAAGGGTCACCTCCAATTGGGCTAGGTCTTGAGCTTGGATGTGGGTCTGTTCATAGACCAACTGGGTTCACCAAATCATGTGGGTTCACAGTTTTTCAGCTGCAGGAACTGCAGCTTCAATCTCTCATCTACAAGTACATGGAAGCTGGACTTCCTGTGCCCCACCATCTTCTTCTGCCTATATGGAAAAGTTTCGCTGGTTCTGTTGGCGGCCTCCATGGCAATCCTTATCAACTTTATTCTGGCT TTTTGGGTTGCGGACCCTTGCACTTGGAATATAAGAATGGGCTGGATCCAGAGCCGGGAAGATGTAGAAGAACAGATGGGAAGAAATGGAGGTGTAGCAAAGAAGCAGTCCCAGATCACAAGTACTGTGAGAGGCACATGCACAGAGGGCGGCAGCGTTCAAGAAAGCTTGTGGAAGCTTCTCAAGCTACTACTTCAAGTACTGGAATTAGCCGTACTAATGCTGATACCAACCTCTCCATATCTCTCCAAGTGGATAGCAGTAGCAGTAGTGGCAGCCATCTCTCTTCTAGCTTCATCGGTTTCTCTCCAAAAAGTGTTCTGCGAGGGGGtaattaa
- the LOC18606401 gene encoding LOW QUALITY PROTEIN: geraniol 8-hydroxylase (The sequence of the model RefSeq protein was modified relative to this genomic sequence to represent the inferred CDS: substituted 1 base at 1 genomic stop codon): protein MDFWTSSFLCLLSTWVLVQAFHSIRRGSKASLSKLPPGPRRIPIFGNLFDLGDKPHKSLAELAKIHGPLMSLKIGSLITVVISSENMAKQVLQKHDLTFSNRTIVDAVRASQHDEVGLPWIPVSPLWRTLRKVCNTHLFTSQKLDANQYLRRKKIQELIAIVQKSCHAGEVINIGQAAFNTTINLLSNTIFSMDLVDPNSPTAQEFKKTVWGIMEEAGKPNLADYFPILRKIDPQGVRRRMTIHFEKLLDLFGKMFDERLQSRKAQGSTASNDVLDTVLDIIEGNIEELNKTHVTHLLLVLFVAGTDTTSSTLEWAMAELLRNPXVLLKAKKELEQVIGKGNPVQESDINRLPYLQAIIKETFRMHATVPLLLPRKAGADAEICGLTVPKGAQVLVNVWAIGRDPSIWEKPSAFMPERFLGSDIDVKGRDFGLIPFGAGRRICPGLALANRMLHLMLGSLIHSFDWKLEGGISPEDMNMEEKFGLTLQLAEPLRAIPTPV, encoded by the exons atggacTTCTGGACGAGTTCCTTTCTATGTCTTTTGTCGACCTGGGTCCTGGTTCAAGCTTTCCATTCAATTAGAAGGGGAAGCAAAGCAAGTCTCAGCAAGCTTCCACCTGGTCCACGGCGGATTCCAATATTCGGAAATCTGTTCGATCTTGGGGACAAACCCCACAAGTCCTTGGCTGAGCTTGCCAAGATTCATGGTCCTCTAATGAGTCTAAAAATAGGCAGCTTAATCACTGTAGTTATTTCCTCAGAAAACATGGCAAAACAAGTCCTGCAAAAGCACGACCTCACATTCTCTAACCGAACTATCGTCGATGCTGTCCGAGCCAGCCAACACGATGAAGTCGGGTTGCCTTGGATACCTGTTTCGCCACTTTGGAGAACCCTTCGAAAAGTGTGTAATACTCATCTTTTTACCAGTCAGAAACTCGATGCCAATCAATACCTGCGTCGTAAGAAGATCCAAGAACTCATCGCGATTGTTCAGAAAAGTTGCCACGCAGGTGAGGTAATTAACATAGGCCAAGCCGCTTTCAATACTACAATCAATTTGCTGTCTAACACTATTTTTTCTATGGATTTGGTTGATCCAAATTCACCTACTGCGCAAGAGTTCAAGAAAACTGTGTGGGGTATAATGGAAGAGGCAGGAAAGCCTAATTTGGCGGATTATTTCCCTATTCTTAGAAAGATTGACCCGCAAGGTGTAAGGCGCAGAATGACTATTCATTTTGAGAAGTTACTTGATCTTTTCGGCAAAATGTTTGATGAGCGATTGCAGTCAAGAAAAGCACAGGGCTCTACTGCATCAAATGATGTTTTAGATACTGTGCTTGACATTATTGAAGGCAACATAGAGGAGCTTAATAAAACGCATGTTACACATTTGCTTCTG GTTTTATTTGTTGCCGGAACTGATACAACATCAAGCACGTTAGAGTGGGCAATGGCAGAATTACTACGTAATCCATAAGTTTTACTTAAAGCTAAAAAAGAACTAGAGCAAGTTATTGGCAAAGGAAATCCGGTCCAGGAATCGGACATAAATCGTTTACCTTACTTGCAGGCAATTATCAAAGAAACCTTCAGAATGCACGCGACTGTGCCTTTGTTACTCCCTCGCAAAGCTGGAGCAGATGCAGAAATTTGTGGCTTAACAGTTCCAAAGGGTGCACAGGTGTTGGTCAATGTATGGGCTATAGGTAGAGATCCAAGCATTTGGGAGAAGCCTAGTGCTTTTATGCCAGAGAGGTTCTTGGGGTCAGATATTGATGTCAAAGGCAGGGACTTTGGGCTCATTCCATTCGGTGCGGGACGACGAATATGTCCCGGATTGGCTTTGGCAAATAGAATGCTGCATTTGATGTTGGGTTCTCTTATTCACTCCTTTGATTGGAAGCTTGAAGGTGGAATCTCTCCAGAGGACATGAACATGGAAGAAAAGTTTGGCCTCACATTGCAGCTGGCTGAACCCTTGCGGGCTATCCCTACTCCAGTGTGA
- the LOC18606403 gene encoding geraniol 8-hydroxylase, with product SLDLQGMRRRMTVHFGKLMNLFDRVIDKRLQLRKTNDYISTNDFLDTLLNISEDKNEELDRNLIKHLLLDLFTAGTETTSSTFEWVMAELPHNPKVLQEAQRELKQIIGAGNSVEESGIACLPYLQAFVKETLRLHPPVPLLLPRKTEADYEIHNFILPKGAQLLVNTWAVSRDPNFWEEPDLFLPERFIGSEMDVRGRDFGLIPFGGGRRICPGLPLALKMLHLMLGRLLHSFDWELEDGVTPESLNMEDKYGLVLHKAQPLKAIAISL from the exons AGCTTAGACTTGCAGGGTATGAGGCGTCGGATGACAGTTCATTTTGGGAAGTTGATGAATCTTTTTGATAGGGTGATCGATAAGCGGTTGCAGTTGAGAAAGACGAATGATTATATATCAACTAATGATTTCTTGGATACTCTTCTCAACATTAGTGAAGATAAGAACGAAGAGCTTGATAGAAATCTTATCAAACATTTGCTTCTG GATTTGTTTACAGCGGGAACTGAGACAACCTCAAGTACATTCGAATGGGTAATGGCGGAATTACCTCATAACCCAAAAGTTTTACAAGAAGCACAAAGGGAACTTAAGCAAATTATTGGCGCAGGGAACTCAGTGGAGGAATCTGGCATTGCTTGCTTACCTTACTTGCAGGCATTTGTCAAGGAAACCTTGAGGTTGCATCCGCCTGTTCCTTTGTTACTTCCCCGAAAAACTGAAGCAGATTATGAAATTCATAACTTCATCCTTCCAAAGGGTGCACAACTATTGGTAAACACATGGGCTGTAAGCAGAGATCCCAACTTCTGGGAGGAGCCTGACTTGTTTCTTCCAGAGAGGTTCATAGGATCAGAAATGGATGTTAGAGGTAGGGACTTTGGACTCATTCCATTCGGTGGTGGGCGACGAATTTGTCCTGGCTTGCCATTGGCCTTGAAAATGCTGCACTTAATGTTGGGTAGACTTCTACATTCATTTGATTGGGAACTTGAAGACGGAGTTACACCTGAAAGCTTAAACATGGAGGATAAGTATGGTCTAGTTCTACACAAAGCCCAACCATTAAAAGCTATCGCAATTTCACTTTGA